CTCGAAGTCCTCGACGGTGACGCCGTGCTCCTCGATCGTCCGGAGGACGGTCGTCTTCGCCCCGTCGGCGACCGCGACGACCACCGTCGTCCCCTCGGTCTCGACCTCGGAGACGCCGTCGATCGACTCGACGGCCGACAGGGCTGCCGCCGAGTCCTCGGGGATCCGATCGAGTCGCACTCGCAGTCGAGTCCGGTTCGGGACCGCGTCCTCGAGGCCGGCGATGGTGTCCTCGGCGATCAGCTCGCCGTCCCGGAGGATCCCCACGCGATCACAGATCGCCTCGACCTGGCCGAGGACGTGCGAGGAGAAAAAGACGGTCGCACCCCGACGGTTCTCCTCGCGGATGATCTCGCGCATCTCGCGGGCGCCGTTGGGATCGAGTCCCGTCGAGGGTTCGTCCAGGATCAACAGGTCGGGCTCGCCGACCAGCGCCGTCGCCAGCGTGAGCCGCTGAGCCATCCCCTTCGAGTAGCCGCCGGCCTTCTTGTCGGCGGCGTCGGCGATCCCCACCCGTTCGAGGAGCTCGTCGGCGTCGTCATCGGCGTCTTTCGACTCGATAGCGAACTCGACGTGCTGGCGCCCCGTCAGCCGGTCGTAGAGCTCGATCCCCTCGGGCAGGATTCCCGTTCGTTCGCGGATCTCGAGGCTGCCGTCCTCGGCGTCGCGGCCGAACACCGTCACTTCGCCCGCGGTCGGCCGGATGAAATCGAGCAGCAGATTGATCGTCGTCGATTTCCCCGCCCCGTTCGGGCCGAGAAAGCCGTACACCTCGCCCTCCTGGACGGTGAGGTCCAGCTCCTCGAGGGCGAGTTCGTCGCCGTACCGTTTCGTTACGCCCGAGATATCGATTGCGGTCACTGTTATACGACCGTATTTAATTAGCTATCACATATGTTTTGCGCAGAATACTAACACTTCCTGGCCGGTGTCGGCTGCGGGAATCGGTTCCGGAGTTCGAACCTTTTTCGACCGGGCTGTGGATGTGACCGTATGGCACGATCGGGCACCACCGGCGAAACCGACGGGGGGACTGCCGTGCGACTCGCGGACGTCCGGAAGACCTACCAGCTCGGGGAGCCGGTTCACGCCCTCGACGGGATCGATCTCGGGATTCCGCGAGGCTCGTATACCGCGATCATGGGACCGAGCGGCTCCGGGAAGTCGACGCTGATGAACCTGGTGGGCTGTCTCGACACGCCGACGGAAGGAACCGTCGTCGTCGACGGGGCCGACGTCACGACCCTGAGCGACCGCGAGCGAACGACGCTTCGGGGGACGACCGTCGGCTTCGTCTTCCAGACGTTCAACCTCATGCCGCGGCTGAACGCCGTCGAGAACGTGGCGCTCCCGCAGCTGTTCCAGGGGATCGGTCGGGACGAGCGCCGCGAGCGGGCCCGAGAGTTGCTCGAACGGGTCGGCCTCGGTGACCGTACCGACCACCTCCCCAACGAGCTCTCGGGTGGCCAGCGCCAGCGGGTCGCACTCGCGCGGGCGCTGGTGAACGACCCCGCGATCGTCCTGGCCGACGAGCCCTCCGGGAACTTAGACACCGAGACCGAAGCCGAGGTGCTGGACCTCTTCGGCGAGTTCCACGACGCCGGGACGACGCTGGTGGTCGTCACCCACGAGCGCCACGTCGCCGAGCGCGCCGAGCGGATCGTCCACCTGCTGGACGGGAAGATCGAACGGATCGAGGAGCTCGGCTCGGCGGGCGATCCCGACGAGCCGGCCGACGGTGGTAGGGAGGATCGATGAACCCCCTCGAGAGCCTGCGACTCTCCTGGCGCTCGATCCGGGGCCACAAGCTCCGCTCGGCGCTGACGACGCTTGGCATCGTGATCGGGATCGCCGCGGTGATCGCGTTCGTCACCCTGGGTGCGAGCCTGCAGGCCGGGATCGTCGGCGACATCAGCCCGGACGACCAGCGCAACGTCTACGGCTGGGCGGCCGACCCCGACACCGAGGGCGGGCCGCTGGCGGGCGCCCAGCCGGTCGTCAGCGGCGACGACCTCGAAGCGATCGAGGATCTCGAGGACGTCGACGCGGCCTACGGGTACGCGCCGATCCAGAGCCAGGCGGTCGCGAGCGGCGACGAGCAGGTCGCCCAGGGCGACGGGGTGATCGCGACCGGCCCCTCCTACGTCCGCGAGGACACCCTCCGGGAGGGCCGGCAGTTCGAGCCCGGCGAGCGCGAGGCAGTGCTCAACCCCGCGGCCGCGGGCCAGTTCGAGGAGAACGTCAGCGTCGGCGACGAGATTACGATCACGATCCTGGGCGGCCAGCAGACAACCGCGGAGGTGGTCGGGATCACCGACAGCAACGAGGGGCTGAGCCCGTTCGAGGGGTTCGAGTCCTCGCCGCGGCTCTACGTGTCGACCGACCCCTACTACGTCGAACAGGCCGGCGCCGCGGGGCTCGGCGACGACGGGCCGCTCGGGGGAGACGGCAATGAGGACGTCGACGACGGCGAGGACGCGGCCGACGCCGACGACGCCGACCAGGCGGCACAAGCACAGGCCGACGGCGGTGACGCACGCTTCATGGCGGTCATCGTCGAAGCCCACTCCGCGGACGGGGACGACGTCGACGCCGCCCGCGAGGCCGCACTCGACTACCTCGAGAGCGACGACGCCGACGCGAGCGAGTTCCTCGGCGAGGAGCTCGCGATGACGTTCCAGACTAGCGCCGAGTTGCTCCAGCAGCTCGAGGACGTCCTCGAGCTGTTACAGAACTTCATCGTCGGCATCGCGGCGATCTCCCTGCTGGTGGGCTCGATCGGGATCGCGAACATCATGCTCGTCAGCGTCACCGAACGGACCCGCGAGATCGGGATCATGAAAGCCGTCGGCGCCCAGAACCGCGACGTGCTCGGACTGTTCCTCGCCGAGGCGGTGATCCTGGGGGTCGTCGGCGCGATCCTGGGAACCGCGCTCGGGCTGGCCGCGGGCTATCTCGGCGCCTGGTACATCGACCTGCCGCTGGTCTACCCCCTCGAGTACGTCGCGCTCGCGATCGCCGTCGGCGTCCTCGTGGGGATCCTCTCGGGGCTGTATCCGGCCTGGCGGGCGGCCCGGACGGATCCGATCGACGCGCTCAGATACGAGTGACTGGCCGACCGACAAAGCATATGGCCCCGATTTGGGAGTCGGGTGGTCTGCAACGCCGACACGTCCTCGCGGCGGTCTGCGGAGCCGGCACCGTCGGCGTCGCCGGCCGTCTCGGCGGTGAGTGCCCGCCCCGGACGGACGATCGAACGTCGGCGCTTTTCGAGTTCGTGTGGGCTACTCGTCTCGCTCGCGGTCCCGGGTTTCGTGCCACCGCGAGGGATCGAGGTCGTCGTCCTCGGGCTCGGCAACCGGTTCGTTTCGCGAGGACGGTTCCGGGTCGGACCGATCGGTCGCGTCCTCGTCCCGCTCGCGCGGTTGCGCCCCGGAACGATGCGGCGGATCCCGTCGCCTCGTGCCGATCGTCTCCCGCGTCCGCGCGTGTCGTCGAGGATACTCTCGCGCGAGGTAGGCGCCGAGATACCCCCCGAGCAGCGACAGGCCGACGGTGTAGACGAACGCGAACAGGACGCCGACGAGGATCAACAGAACGACGAACGCAAAGCCCTCCGCAGGTGCGGCGGCGACGCCGAACCCGAACCCGACGAACCCGATTCCCAGCACGGCAACGGCGGCGATCGGAACGAACGTGATCGCACCGGCGAGGGCGCCGACGATCGCCCCGTCCCGGTCGTTCGGGCCCTCGAGAAAGCCCGCGACCGCGCCGCCGATGACCGTCGAGAACGGGATAAAGGAGAGGACGATACCGACGACGGCACCGATGATCGCGTTGATGATCGTTCGGCCACTGACCATGTGGGACCGACGATGAGCAGGGAGAAAGGCGTGTTGGGTGTCGCTGCCGGTCAGTCGTCGGTCGGGACCTCGGATTCCACGTCGGCGCTCGACGCTCGCGTGCCGCCGTTCTCGGAGTCGGGCGACGCGAGCTCCGCGAGGCTCACGTCGCCGTTGACCTCGTCGGCGAGCAGCTCGATCGCTTCGACGAAGATCGCGACGATCAGCGGACCGACCACGATCCCGATCGCGCCGAGGGTGAAGAGTCCGCCGGTGAAACCGACGAAGTAGAGGCTTCCCGGCAGCCCGGCCGAGCGGCGGGCGAGACGGGGTCTGACGACGATGTCGGGCAGCCAGGCGACGAGCGTGATGCCGAGGACGCCGACCAGCGCCGCCGCGGCGAGTTCGTCCGCGGCGACGTGATAGAGCGCGATCGGGGCGATCAACAGGCTCGGGCCGATGATCGGTACGAACTGCAAGATCGCGGCGAACAGCGCGAGGGTAAACGCCATCTCGTACCCGAGCAGGTGAAAGAGGGGGTAGCCGATCAGCAGGGAGGCGAGCGACGTCGCGAGCTGCAGGACGTAGATCGCGTACAGCGTCTCCCGAGCCCGGACGGCGAGCGCTCGAACGACGCCCCGATACTCGTGGGGAACGGGCGCGATCGCGGCGCGTGCGGCGGCGTCGCCCTTGTACAGCAGGGCGAACAGCAGGATGACGAACAGCGCGAACTTGATCGCGAGCACCGGTAACGACGAGGCAAGCGAGACGGCGACGTCCCGGAGAAAGCCCACCGCGAGCGCCTGGACCTCCCTGGTCTCGATCGTGTAGGTCATCTCGAGGACCGTCACCGGGATCTCGGCCGGCGCCTCCTCGATGAGGGCGACCACCTCGTCGACCCGGAAGTACAGCGTGAGGACGATCGGCGCGAACACCGCGGTCGCGCTCACGAAGCCGACGAGCGTCGCGCCGACGGCTGCGGCCCACTCGCCGAGGCCGCGCCTGACCAGCCAGCCATGGACCGGAACCAGAACGTATGCGACCGTTAACGCGAAGAGGATCGTTCCAAGCACCTCGAGCAGGATCGCGCCGGTCAGCAGACCCAGCAACGCCACGACGCCGCCGAGGACGTAGCGCCGTCGCCGCGGGGAGTTTGCGGTGGCTGTCACACCGACCGGTCGGCGTCGACCGTCAAAGCTTTTCTGAGACGGGACGCCCCGTCGCCGGGGTGATCCCCGGGCTTAAGACGACACGGAGAGTCACTACCCGTATGAATCGGCGTGCGGTCGTGCGGGCCGTCGGCGTCGGAGCGCTCACTGGAGCCGCCGGCTGTTTCTCCCGCGAGGACGACGAGGACGACGCCGACGACGCGACCGATCGGGACGACGTCGAACCCGACGAGCCCGATCTCGAGGGCGTCCTCCGGGTCGCGACGACCGAGTCGATGGTCGTCGGCGAGCGGGCAGTCGGCGACTGGCTCAGGGAGGCCTTCGAGGAGGAGTTTCCCGACGCCGAACTCCAGTGGACCGTCCCGGAGGCCGGCCTCGAACACTACCGCAGGCGCGTCGAACAGGACGCCGAGATCGACGCTGACGTCTACCTCGGGCTCACGCCGCCCGATCTGGCCGACCTCGACGCGAGGCTCGCCCCCGAGACCCCGTTTCGCGAACTCAACGACGAGCGGCTCCCGGCGACGGATCGGTTCCGCGATGACCTCGCGTTCGGCGATCCCTGGGATCGGGTCGTCCCCACCGGGGTGCGCTACAGCTGTCTGTGGTACGACGAGAACGATCTCGAGGCAGCCAACGGACCGGAGGAGTCAAGCGACGACGCGGACGAGGACGACCTCGAGGTACCCGACGCGCTGGAGGAGCTACCCGACGGCGCCTACGAGGACGCGCTGGTGGCCCCCGATCCCGGTCGTTCCGACGCCGGGCTCGCCTTCCTGCTGTGGGTGATCGAGACCGTCGGCGAGGACGAGTTCATCAGGTACTGGGGGGAGCTCGACGAGAACGGACTCGAGCTCACCGACGACTGGGAGGGGACAGTGACGGCGTTCGCGGACGGCCACCGACCGCTCGCGGCCGGCTACACGACCGACGCGGCGTACGCCGAGCGCGAGGGATGGGAGACCGACGGCTGGGAGGTCGTATTTCCCGACGAGCGGGGGTACGAGACGCCGATCGGTGCGGCCGTCTTCGAGGACGCCGTGGAGGTCGATCTCGCCTACGACTTCCTGAATTTCCTGCTCTCGGCCGACATCCAGGCCGAACTCGCCGTGCGTCACTCACAGATCCCGGCCCTCAGCCGGGCGTTTCTCGATCTTGACGAGTCGTTCGAGGACGCTATCGCGGTTCCCTCCGAGCCCGTCTCGATCGGGTACGATCGGCTCCGAGAGGAGCTCACAGGCTGGCGGGACGCGTGGGCGAACGCGTTTCCCGTCCGCTGAGACCCCCCGGCACCGCGCCGTTCGACGCCTCAGGAGCGTCGCGACCGGAACCGGTCGAGCCCGACCTCGAGCATGTCGGGGCTGACGGGCTGGAACTCGCCGTCGTCGGGGAGGTACTCCCGCACCGAGTCCCAGCTGTCCCGGGCGTAGCGCTCGTCGAGCAACACGCGGACGCCGACGTCCTCGGCCGAGCGGATGACCCGACCGACCGCCTGGCGGGCCTTCCGAACCGCCGGGATCGTCAACGCGTACTCGAAGCCGTCGCCGAAGGCGTCGTCGTAGGCCCGGCGCACGGCCGTCGTCCGCGGACTCGAGGTGTTGACGATCGGGACGCCACAGACCACGGCTGCAGAGAGTCGGTCGCCGCTGTAGTCGACCCCCTCGGTGAGCGTCCCTCGAAGACTCGTGACGAGCACCTTCCCCTCGCCCGCAAAGAAGTCGCTCTTGAGCGACTGGGTCGTCTCGTCGTCGCTGGCGGAATCGAGCAGCACGGGCTTCTCGATCCGGTCCTCGAGGGCGCCCGCGATCCACTCGGCCTCCGCGTAGCTGGGCATCCCGACGAGGACGTTGCCGGGGAGGCGAGCGACCTTCGCGGCCGCGTCGGCGTAGTGGGTCCGCGTGGGATTGGTCTCGCCGGGCCGCCCCCGGTTGTCGTAGGTGTATTTGGGCGCAGCAACCGCGAAGCTCTCGCGGTTCTCCTCGGGGAAGTGGAGCCCGTACCGGCGTTCGACGACCGGTCGATCCTTCTCGTCGGCGAGATAGTCCAGGCCAGTCACCTCGGTGAACGCCGCGACGGGCTCGAGGGTCGCGCTCATCAGAATCCCGCCGCCGAACGCCGCCAGCCGATCGCCGATCGCGTCGCTTGGCACACAGTTGTGTAAAGCGAGCCTGGCGGTGTAGGCCCGTCGCCAGGAGTCGGCCGGCTCGGTCTCGTCCCAGGTGCGTTCCAGTTCGATCTCCCGGAAGTAGTCGGTGTGATCGCGGCGGTACCACTCGCCGAGGACGCGGCCGACGGCGGGGGCCGCGCGGGTTCGGTCCTCGTCCTCGGCCTCGTTTAACACGCGCTCGACGACGGCACCGACGTCCTCGGCCCGGACCCAGACGGCGTCGCTGTAGCCCGCGTCGGCGGCCCACTCGGTGAGGTCGTCGACAGCGGGTTCCTGCGGGTCGCGCAGAGGAATCTCCGCGTCCGAGAGCTCGGTGAGGTTCGACTGCCACCCCCGGTGGTTCCGGTCGAGGTGGGCGGTGACGCGACGGTCGAGCTCCTCCCGGAGGTCCCGAACGAACTCGAGGGTGCGGGAGAGCTCCTCGAAAGAGACGTCGCTGTCCTCGAGCTCGCCCCGGACGAGGTCGGCGTCGGCGGTCTTCGAACCGCCCTGGGCCTCCCGTCCCTCGCGCTCGAACCGGATCGGCTGGAGCACTCGAGAGAGCTCCGTCTCGGCGTCCCGTAACGTCTGGTCGGCGACGCCGTCACTGACCAGATCGCGCACGCGTGGCTCGAGCATGTGGGCCTCGTCGCAGACGACAAACGTCGAGTCGTCGAGCAGGGCGCCGGTGAACGCGGTCGTCGTGGTGGGATCGAACGCGTGGTAGTAGTTGCCGATGACGACCTCGACGTGGCCCAGCGCGGCGCCCATCACCGAATGGGGACAGGTGCCGTGACGGACCGACCGCGCGACGAGGTCGTCGGGGGTCAACATCCCGGTCGCGGTGAAATCAAAGGGGACGGCCTCGGCGGGGTCGTCGTCCTCCTCGTCAGGCAAGTCCTCGAGGTACTGGGCGTAGAACGGGCAGTACTCCGTCTCGGCGCCGACCGCGCCGCCATCGCTGTAGGTCGACATCTCCGGCGGGTAGGCCGCGGTCTCCCCGGCGGTCTCGAGGAACCGTCCCGTCGCGCCCGTCGCTCCGCTGTCGGCGAGCCCGGTCTGTTGCTGGCGGGCGCGGGCGGTCAGCGTCCCCGCAGTCGTCTCGCCGCCCTCGCCCGTGAGGTCGCGGGTGCGCTCGCGCAGGCTCTCGCAGCGATCGTAGACGTTGCCGTCGTCGATTCCTCCTGCACCGGCGCGGTTGTACGGACAGACGTCGGCCTTCCCGACCAGCGTCAGCCCCGAGACGGGGTTCCAGTCGTCGGGCAGGTTCTCGTTGATCGTCTCGAGGTCGTCCTCGAACTGGCGCAGCTGCTGTTTGACGCTCGTGAGGACGAAGACGCGCTCGTAGTCGGTGTTGGGGTCGCGCACGAGGTCAATCCCGGCCGTGAGCGCGATCATCGTCTTTCCGGTGCCACAGGCCCCCTCGACGACGGTGTAGCCGCCATCGCGAGCGGTTTCGATGGCGGTCTCGATACCGTCGACCTGCTCGTCGTAGGGCTGGGGGTGGCCGAAGATCGAGCGCCAGTCGGTCATTCCTGCCGTACTCATCGTCGGTCGCTCATAGCGTTGACGAACCGTAGCCGCGGCTTCGGTTATAAAGCTCGGAGATCCTCGGCCGGGAACCGACGAGGACTCGCGTCACCGGCTCCGGGGGTCGGTCGCCAGCTCGACCAAGCGCACGAGGACGCGCTTGACCGCGAGGACCGACTCGCGGAAGACCGGTGCGCCGTCGTAGAGCCACAGCAGGGCGGCAAACCCGGTCGCACCGAGCATGAGCAGGGCGTACGTCGACGGATCGTCGGAGAACAGCTCCTGGTGGTAGTTCCCCAGGAGGACGAAGAACTGGTCGGTAAAGCCGGTGTGCTCGTGGGCGTGGTGGTAAACCTCGTCCGGTTGGAACGGCCACAGCAGGATCCAGAAGCTGAGGTGGCCGTCCCGGACATAGCCGTCGACGACGTCAGCAGGCAGATGCAGCAGGTAGCCGACGGCGAACGCGAGTCCAGCACGAGGGCGGCCGTACGACCGGGCGAGCGCGCCGACGGCGATCGACAGCGGGACGGCAAAGAAGATCGAGTGGCCGAGCGCGTAGCCGATCTCGAAGACGTCGTACTCCCAGGCCAGCGGTTTGTCGATCAGATCCGGAAGGACGGAGGCGAAGACGACCGCGAACGCCTCGAGTCCGCCGGGCGAGTCGCGGTAGTAGACGTGGCAAAACAGCGAGTACGCGACGTATCCCATGATCGCGTGTTCCCAGGGCCACATACGGATTCAGGTCACCTCTTTGATAGCATTCATTTCGTTTGTGTTGTTACTCATTGGTTGACGCTACCTGTCGTTGACGATTGCAAACACGTAGACAAGGATCGCGACGAGAACGATCGCCGGTCCGGTCGCAATGTCGAGGTAATACGAGGAGAGAATGCCGGCGAGAACAGCGATCTCGCCGAACAGAATCGAGAGAGCGAGGCCGCGGTTGAAGTTGCTCGTCAGTTGCATTGCGGCCGCGACGGGAACGACGAGCATCGCGGCGACGAGGATCGCACCGAGGATCTGCATCGCCGCGACGACGACCAGCGCCGTCACGACGATCAGGAGCGTATCGTAGAACCAAACGTTGATCCGAGCCAGTCGCGCCGCTTCGCGGTCGAACGTGATGAACAACAACTGCTTGTGGGTCAGCCCCACCATGCCGACGACCAGTATCGTGAGCGCGACCATCAGCTGGACGTTCTCGAAGGGAACGAACAGGATGTTGCCGAACAGGTAGCTCTCGATCTCGCGACCGAACGCGACACCCTCGCCGTAGGAGATGACGGCGACCCCGACGGCGAACCCCCCGGTCAGGATGATCGCCAGCGGAACGTCGGCGTAGGCGTCCGTCGTCACGGCGAGATACTGGAGCCCGAGCGCGGCGAGGACGGCGGCGATCAGCGCGAAGACCAGCGGATAGTTCAGCCACTCGACGCTCGCGCCGACCACGAGTCCGATCGCTACGCCGCCGAACGCGGTGTGAGCGAGAGCCTCTCCGATGAGTGCCATCTGCCGGTTAACGACGTAGGCGCCGACGAGCGGCGCGGCGATCCCGACGAGAACGCCGGCCGTAATGCCGTGCTGAAGGAACGTACTACAGACCAGCCAGGAGTCGATTGCTCCGCAGGTCGTTCCCCAGAACGCGTCGAAAAGCGGCGGGAAAACCCAGTAGACGAACGCGGCGGTAGCGAGCACTGCCGCAGGAAGACCGACCGCGGTCGCCGTCAGCCCGCGCCGGGACCGGAACGTATCGTCGTTCATCGTCAGTCTCCCGAGGCAACGCCCGTCGACCGCGCTGCTCGCGCCGAGCTGAACGCGCGTTCGAGTGCGTCGGTTTCGAGGAACCGTTCCGTATCGCAGTGTTCGTAGAGCTCGCGGTTGAGACACGCGATCGTATCGGCGTGCTCGGTGACGACGCCGATATCGTGTTCGATCAGGACGATCGTGATCCCCGCCTCGTTGAGTTCGTGTAACAGATCGTAGAACGCGTCCCGCGAGTCGGCGTCGACCCCGACCGTCGGCTCGTCGAGCGCCAGCAGATCGGCTTTGGACGCGAGCGCGCGAGCGATGTACGTCCGCTGTTTTTGTCCACCCGAGAGCGAGCTGATCTGTCGGTCGGCCAGGTCGACGATACCGACCTGCTCGAGGGCGTCGTCGACGATCCGATGATCGTCGGACCCGAGAGGCGAGAGGCCGGCGTGGGCGTACCGTCCCATCCGTACGACCTCACGGACGGAGATCGGCATCGTCGTGTCGGCCTCCGAGGACTGCTGTGAGACGTAGCCGAGACGGGTCCCCTCGTCGAACGACGTCGCGTCGGTGCCGAACAGCTCGACAGTCCCCGTATCCGGCGTCTGCAGTCCCAGCAGGATTTTCAACAGGGTCGTCTTCCCGGAGCCGTTCGGTCCGATCAATCCCAGGAAATCGCCAGCTTCGACCGTAAGAGAGACGTCTTTGACCACGGGCTGGTCGTCGTACGCGAAGGTGACGTTCTCGGCGGCTATTACAGCGTTCATTTGAGGTTGGTAACCAGTTTTTGCTCTTGGGCTATCCAAATCTTTCGAGACTGCTAACTCTTATGCTGCCTGGAGGGCTCGCTCGAGCGACGGGAAGTTGATCTCCTGATAGTGGGCGACATACCCCCAGTCGGACTCCATCTCGACGTCCCCGACCTCCGTGGTTTCGTCGAGTTGCGTCTCCACCGGCGAGAGCGGGAGCACCTCCGCGCCCGTCTCGTCGGCGATCGATTCGGCGAGGTGGGCTGGCTCGCCGACGTCGTAGAGGACGTGCTCGATATCGTACTCCTCGATGTGGTTTTCGACCTCCTCGATGTCCTGTGCGGACGCCTCTCCATCCGGCGACGTGCCGATCGGAGAGTAGACGTCGATGTCGTACCGGCGGTGCCACCACTGGAAGGAATCGTGGGTGCCGATGACGATTTCGTCGAGGGTCGCGCGCTCGACCAACTCCTCGAACTCCTCGTGGATCTCCTCGAGCTCCTCGCTGAAATCGGTCGCGTTATCGTCGTACTCGTCGGCGTGGTCGGGATCGAGCTCCGCGAAGCCGGCGGCGATGTTGTCGACGCCGTTCTGACACTCGACGGGGTCCATCCACCAGTGTTCGTCGTCGTCTTCGGCGGGGCTGTCGAAGAACTCGATCCCCGATGAGGCGTCGATGACGGCGACGCTGTCGTCGTCCTCGAGCTCCGCGACGGCGTCGTCCATCCAGCCGGCGAACTCCCGCATATAAACGAACGCGTCGGCCTCGTCGATCTCCTCGACGATCCCCGGCCCGGGTTCGTAGTCGTGGCCGTGCTCGCCGGTCGGAACCAGATCGACGGCGTTCACGTGATCGCCGCCAACCTCCCGTGTGAAGTCCCAGAGCGCCGGCGTTCCGGCGGCGACGGTGTACGTGTCGTCTCCGTCGTCTTCGCTTGCTATATCGTCGTCGCCGTCGACACCGTTACCGTCCTGGGGATCCTCGTCGAGACAGCCCGCGATACCCGCGGCGAGCGTTCCGACCCCCGCAGCGAGGACCGTCCGACGCGTAGAGCGGGGCTGAGTAGTCCTCGAGAGATCTGTCATCAGCTCGTATTCCGCCACACCAATTAAAATAGTTTGTGCTTCTACACAGATTATTAGACGTGGCTAATCATCTCGGTCCGGACCAGAGTACAGCGTACTTACTCGAGGGACCACCCCCGGAAGGGCACGCTGGCTGTCTGGTTAGCCGTGGTGTCGGAGCTTCGGCTCCTGGCCCGGTCTGGACGTGACCAATCGACTTCGGGAGGGAGGTAACAACTGGACTGGCGACACCCGGATCTGCAGCTCGCGGGCCACTCCGTTCCCCGTTCGCCATCCCCTGTTCCTCGCTCACGCTGTTCCGTCCGAACTGCGCTTCCCCCGTGCGATCAAGCGCATGAACTGGCTGTCAGCGGCGACTATCGTTCGCGGGGTTATCGTTCGCGGGGTTAGTTTCCCGTCTGTCAAACGCAACGCCTTCCAGTCTCGCTGCTCAACCGACGGTATGAGCGATTCCATCGACGTCGACGAGTGGCGCGCGGAGCTCGAATCCAAGCGCGCCGAGAAGGACGACTTCTTCGCCGAACATCCCCAGTCGCCGGTGCCGCCCGAGGACCGCGAGGAGTTCGAGGGACTGGACTACTTCGATCCCGATCCGACCTACCGGGTGACCGCGACCGTAACCGCCCACGACGATCCGGAGGTCGTCCTGATGGACACCACGGCGGGCCGAGAGATGCGCTACCTCCGGGCTGTAACCCTCGAGTTCGAGTTAGATCGCGAGGACGACGACCTCGAGGACGGAACCTTCGAGCTGGCGGCCTACCAGCTCGAGAGCCCGAACGAGGAGCCGTACTTCGTCCCGTTCCGGGACAAGACGACGGGCCAGCAGACCTACGAAGGCGGGCGATATATGGAACTGGCCGCGGACCGGGACCTCGAGACCGGCGACGAGTTAGTCGTCGACTTCAACATCGCGTACACGCCGTTCTGTGCCTACAGCGAGACGTTCGACTGCCCGCTGCCGCCGGAGGAGAACTGGCTCGAGGTGACGATTCCGGCCGGCGAGCGATTCGAGTAGCGTTCCGCTGCGGATCGGTCGGTGTCGTTCTCGTCCGTACCGTCACGTCCGATCGGCGTTTCGGCAGTCGCCTCGTTGTCGCTGGCCGCCGTCCCGGAAGAAGAGCTACCGTCCCGAGTAGAAAACCGAGGGACCGACGAACGCTCGAGTGGAAATCAAGGGGTTCGGCCGGAGCGTCGACCCGAAATCAGGGGGCGACCCCGACCGTGAGCAAGGTGCCGTACTCCCGGTAGCGCTCGACCATCGCCTCGCGGGTGTCCCAGTCCTCGAGCGGGAACTCCGCCTCGCTGGGGATGGCGATCTCCCGGTCGGGGATGTTGTCCTGTTCGGCGACCGAGAGCCCCACCGCGCGGAACGCCTCGCGGTACTGGTCGCGGTCCCAGCGGGTCATCTCCACGTCGATGTTGTCCTGCCACTCGTGGGAGTGGACGTTCTCCTCGTAGTAGTTGACAGCGCAGTAGAACGT
This genomic window from Natronococcus occultus SP4 contains:
- a CDS encoding ATP-dependent DNA helicase; protein product: MTDWRSIFGHPQPYDEQVDGIETAIETARDGGYTVVEGACGTGKTMIALTAGIDLVRDPNTDYERVFVLTSVKQQLRQFEDDLETINENLPDDWNPVSGLTLVGKADVCPYNRAGAGGIDDGNVYDRCESLRERTRDLTGEGGETTAGTLTARARQQQTGLADSGATGATGRFLETAGETAAYPPEMSTYSDGGAVGAETEYCPFYAQYLEDLPDEEDDDPAEAVPFDFTATGMLTPDDLVARSVRHGTCPHSVMGAALGHVEVVIGNYYHAFDPTTTTAFTGALLDDSTFVVCDEAHMLEPRVRDLVSDGVADQTLRDAETELSRVLQPIRFEREGREAQGGSKTADADLVRGELEDSDVSFEELSRTLEFVRDLREELDRRVTAHLDRNHRGWQSNLTELSDAEIPLRDPQEPAVDDLTEWAADAGYSDAVWVRAEDVGAVVERVLNEAEDEDRTRAAPAVGRVLGEWYRRDHTDYFREIELERTWDETEPADSWRRAYTARLALHNCVPSDAIGDRLAAFGGGILMSATLEPVAAFTEVTGLDYLADEKDRPVVERRYGLHFPEENRESFAVAAPKYTYDNRGRPGETNPTRTHYADAAAKVARLPGNVLVGMPSYAEAEWIAGALEDRIEKPVLLDSASDDETTQSLKSDFFAGEGKVLVTSLRGTLTEGVDYSGDRLSAAVVCGVPIVNTSSPRTTAVRRAYDDAFGDGFEYALTIPAVRKARQAVGRVIRSAEDVGVRVLLDERYARDSWDSVREYLPDDGEFQPVSPDMLEVGLDRFRSRRS
- a CDS encoding metal-dependent hydrolase, translated to MWPWEHAIMGYVAYSLFCHVYYRDSPGGLEAFAVVFASVLPDLIDKPLAWEYDVFEIGYALGHSIFFAVPLSIAVGALARSYGRPRAGLAFAVGYLLHLPADVVDGYVRDGHLSFWILLWPFQPDEVYHHAHEHTGFTDQFFVLLGNYHQELFSDDPSTYALLMLGATGFAALLWLYDGAPVFRESVLAVKRVLVRLVELATDPRSR
- a CDS encoding metal ABC transporter permease, whose translation is MNDDTFRSRRGLTATAVGLPAAVLATAAFVYWVFPPLFDAFWGTTCGAIDSWLVCSTFLQHGITAGVLVGIAAPLVGAYVVNRQMALIGEALAHTAFGGVAIGLVVGASVEWLNYPLVFALIAAVLAALGLQYLAVTTDAYADVPLAIILTGGFAVGVAVISYGEGVAFGREIESYLFGNILFVPFENVQLMVALTILVVGMVGLTHKQLLFITFDREAARLARINVWFYDTLLIVVTALVVVAAMQILGAILVAAMLVVPVAAAMQLTSNFNRGLALSILFGEIAVLAGILSSYYLDIATGPAIVLVAILVYVFAIVNDR
- a CDS encoding metal ABC transporter ATP-binding protein; its protein translation is MNAVIAAENVTFAYDDQPVVKDVSLTVEAGDFLGLIGPNGSGKTTLLKILLGLQTPDTGTVELFGTDATSFDEGTRLGYVSQQSSEADTTMPISVREVVRMGRYAHAGLSPLGSDDHRIVDDALEQVGIVDLADRQISSLSGGQKQRTYIARALASKADLLALDEPTVGVDADSRDAFYDLLHELNEAGITIVLIEHDIGVVTEHADTIACLNRELYEHCDTERFLETDALERAFSSARAARSTGVASGD
- a CDS encoding metal ABC transporter substrate-binding protein; the encoded protein is MTDLSRTTQPRSTRRTVLAAGVGTLAAGIAGCLDEDPQDGNGVDGDDDIASEDDGDDTYTVAAGTPALWDFTREVGGDHVNAVDLVPTGEHGHDYEPGPGIVEEIDEADAFVYMREFAGWMDDAVAELEDDDSVAVIDASSGIEFFDSPAEDDDEHWWMDPVECQNGVDNIAAGFAELDPDHADEYDDNATDFSEELEEIHEEFEELVERATLDEIVIGTHDSFQWWHRRYDIDVYSPIGTSPDGEASAQDIEEVENHIEEYDIEHVLYDVGEPAHLAESIADETGAEVLPLSPVETQLDETTEVGDVEMESDWGYVAHYQEINFPSLERALQAA